From Candidatus Methylomirabilis tolerans, one genomic window encodes:
- the pyk gene encoding pyruvate kinase: RDWHEAVLGRIRRVSEDLDRPLAILIDLGGPKIRLGPIAGGSVNCEIGHRFRFVADPAAARGPNDLTSSHRALVQELEVGDVVLLVDGMVSMRVEEKQEGAVVCRVVQPGEIRSGAGINVPGVQLPGGALTGKDYGDVRWAAGHSVDFFGLSFVRRQEDVRELRGELRRLDSGARIVAKIERAEAIEALDEIIHEADAIMVARGDLGVEIDIARIAGVQKQIIRRCRQSRVPVITATQMLESMRSSRLPTRAEATDVANAILDGSDALMLSAETAIGHYPVEAVAMMGSIARETEPLLEPWVGPEPGVRSPLAASSIIDGIVEAASRLAEEIRATLVLVATRDGNTALLLSKQRSRTPVLGISHHGATVRRMSLYWGVTPLHFPEAHDSGELLRRVTKWARERDLLRPGDRVVLIASTHWTATGHNMIVVDEVK; this comes from the coding sequence GCGTGACTGGCATGAAGCCGTCCTCGGACGGATTCGTCGGGTCAGCGAGGATCTCGATCGCCCGCTGGCCATTCTGATTGACCTGGGCGGGCCGAAAATTCGGCTGGGGCCGATCGCCGGCGGGAGCGTGAATTGCGAGATCGGCCACCGGTTCCGCTTCGTCGCCGACCCAGCGGCGGCGCGCGGGCCAAATGATCTGACGTCGAGCCACCGCGCACTGGTCCAAGAGTTGGAGGTCGGGGACGTGGTGTTGCTGGTCGACGGCATGGTCTCGATGCGGGTCGAAGAGAAGCAGGAAGGTGCCGTCGTCTGCCGTGTCGTCCAGCCCGGTGAGATTCGCTCGGGTGCCGGCATCAATGTGCCGGGCGTCCAGTTGCCTGGTGGAGCGCTCACTGGGAAGGACTATGGCGACGTACGTTGGGCGGCCGGGCATTCGGTCGATTTCTTCGGGCTCAGCTTCGTCCGCCGCCAGGAGGACGTGCGCGAGCTGCGTGGCGAGCTCCGGCGCCTCGACTCCGGCGCCCGGATCGTGGCAAAGATCGAGAGGGCAGAGGCGATCGAGGCCCTGGACGAGATCATCCACGAGGCCGACGCCATCATGGTGGCGCGCGGAGACCTCGGTGTTGAGATCGACATCGCGCGGATCGCCGGAGTGCAGAAGCAGATCATTCGGCGATGCCGGCAATCGCGAGTCCCTGTCATCACTGCGACACAGATGCTCGAGAGCATGCGATCGAGTCGGTTGCCCACTCGTGCGGAGGCCACCGATGTGGCGAATGCGATCCTCGACGGCTCCGACGCCCTCATGCTCTCTGCTGAGACCGCGATAGGCCACTATCCGGTAGAGGCCGTGGCGATGATGGGGTCCATCGCGCGCGAAACGGAGCCGCTGCTCGAGCCATGGGTCGGCCCAGAGCCAGGAGTTCGCTCGCCCCTGGCTGCGTCGTCGATCATCGACGGCATCGTCGAGGCGGCGAGCCGTCTTGCGGAGGAGATCCGGGCCACGCTTGTGCTCGTGGCCACCCGGGACGGCAACACTGCCCTGTTGCTGTCGAAGCAACGCAGCCGCACCCCGGTTCTGGGCATCAGTCATCACGGAGCCACTGTTCGTCGCATGAGCCTGTACTGGGGCGTGACCCCACTCCACTTTCCGGAAGCCCACGACAGCGGCGAACTGCTGAGGCGCGTGACCAAATGGGCTCGCGAACGAGATCTGCTTCGCCCCGGAGAC